A window of Oryza glaberrima chromosome 2, OglaRS2, whole genome shotgun sequence genomic DNA:
TAACTACGACGCATTCCTTTCGCATGTACCCATGCATACTATCTTGTGAAATGCTCGTTGAATCACCAAATTATCCTCCATTAATTAAAAACCCAAACGATCTCGTAGTAATTCCTATTAAATTCATGTAATATTCCAACAGAGCCCATAGTAATTTTGAGTGCAAATGCAGTAATACTTTGTTATGTACTACCAATAAAAATTCCAActtgcaaaaaaggaaaaaaaaacagagaaaagtTACAACTTTGAAATCCGAGACCAAGAGCACGCGGAAGTTGACTTTGAAATTCATCAATTTGAGTCCTCCGATTTTTCCGAGGGGCAATATGCAAATcgcacaaaaaaaatgaaatttatCAACTCGATTTCCCCTCATTTATTGACTGCTACCAGTAGTACCACTATAGAAAAAGATCAGGTCAGAATTATTAttacaataaataaaaaagaaaataaatgcaaaGATAGAAGAGAATAGTAGTAGTATAGTGAGTCTCGTcgcagtgagagagagagaggagtcgagtagatagatagatagatcggCGTGGGAGAAGACgacatcgccggcgacgagacCAGATCGATCGCCGAGGTATCGCCTCCCTCCCCGACCGAGCAGGGTCGCCGCCGTTCGTTCCTcttgctgcttccgccgcatccatcctggtgagcacatcctcccgccaccgccgccgatccccatccatcgcGCGAGCGAGTCAGGGTCGCCGTCGTTCGCCCttctgcttccgccgcatccgttTTGCGTTAGCCCACGCACTTTTTTTTCCTCAGatttgcgttaaccctagctctAGCTGCTCctgttctagaaatttgccttgGCCATAATACTAATagcagtttgtttgttcccaaAAAGGCCCATGTCCCATGTTAGATCCGCCGCCACTGTGCTACTGATCTTCTCCGAATTGTATAATTTAACGCATATGCTCTTTTGTATCTCAGCGGGGACTAAACCTTGAAGCATCTGGGCTGTTGTTTCACCATTGTTGTGGATTCCACTTCGGAACTGAACTTTTCTAGTTGTTTCTGTGACAATGAAAACTCACGAGAGAGCTGCTAATTTGGCCCTTGCAGGTATACATTTGTATTCGGCTGAGTCATCACAGCATTGGTTCTGTTTATTACCATTTTCTAGTCCTTTGAACAAACTGGGTATTTGCTGAGCTGCAGTTCTATGTATTCTAACATTGTACGCAGGTTTGAGCTTGGCACCCCTTGTGGTTAAAGTAGAGCCAAATGTGAACGTCATATTGACAGCATGTCTTGCTGTCTATGTGGGCTGTTACCGTTCTGTCAAGCCGACTCCACCCTCTGTAAGCAATATGCTTCAGTTTGTTTTGTTATCTACCGAGCCATCTGCTGGGTGCTAATGTGATAGgttgttcacaaaattttctGCATATGGCTAGAATAACTTGATTCCTGCATTTGTTCTTATGTAGGAGACAATGTCCAAGGAGCATGCTATGCGGTTTCCTTTGGTGGGAAGTGCTATGCTTCTCTCTCTGTTCCTTCTATTCAAGTTTCTCTCGAAAGACTTGGTCAATGCTGTTCTCACTGCCTACTTTTTCATCCTTGGCATTGCCGCTCTCTGGTAAGTCCAAACTCTCCTTGGAAGAGCTTTTTCATTCATGTAACTACTTAATACTGTATTTGTGCAATTAAGATTGTTCAtgtgcttatttttttttctgatgcagTGCAACATTGCTGCCTTCCATAAAACGATTCCTTCCAAAAGAATGGAATGATAATGCCATCGTTTGGTGTGCTCCATTTTTCCACTGTATGTCTGTAGGACCCaaacctcttctttttttttttttttttttgctcaacTCATTGGTGCAATTGTGTATCATATGCCAGATTGTTGCATCTGTGTATCTGTCAGATTGGTGCAATTATGAATCATGTTACAAGCTCATGTCTTGGTGGCCTTTTTAAGTTCATTAATTTCTTATTTCAGCGCTCTCAGTGGAGTTTACCAAGTCTCAAGTTGTTGCATCAATCCcaggatttttcttttgcatatgGTATGCTGCGAAGAAGCATTGGCTAGCAAACaatgttttggggatttctttCTGCATTCAGGTATGCTTTTGTGTTATTTTGAGATATAAAGTTAATATGCATTATTGAAATAACTATGGTTCAAGAGCTTCACAAATATGTTCTGTTTTCCTCCCAAACTTTACTTGGAGAGAAACCTACTTGATTCTCTTTATCTTACAGGGAATTGAGATGCTATCACTTGGATCATTCAAAACTGGTGCTATTCTCTTGGTATGGGCTGTTTGTACTGAACTGAAACTTATATTTTCTGGCAGAAatcttattacttttttttcaccattCTTCCATTAAAGCCATTACTTAGTAGAGCATGTCAATACAATTTGAATTATCTGACACTGTAGAATTTATGTTTGTCTTTCATTTGCCTATGAAATTAAAATCCTGTTATATTTGTAGAAACTATTGCACTGCTTGCTGTACTTTGTAAATCATTATTAAGTTGTAACGCTTATGTATCACGGGATTTCCTTTTTGATTCAGGCTGGCCTCTTTTTCTATGATATTTTCTGGGTTTTCTTCACTCCTGTTATGGTCAGtgttgcaaaatcatttgatgCACCAATAAAGGTTAGTGTTCTTTATAAGTGATTTTGACTCTTGTTTTGATACAaaatgtctttttctttttacaaaaaaagGCTAATCTGGTTATCCCCTTTTTTCTGCATAGCTTCTATTTCCAACAGGAGATGCTGCACGCCCATTCTCTATGCTTGGGCTTGGTGACATTGTGATACCTGGTTAGTAATGAAATCTTTAGAATGTTtagtgctattttttttctggtcTATGATTTCTGATTGGATACCGATGACTGATGAATGCCATATGAGAGTGACAACTTGTTTGAAGTCATGATCCATAGCAAGTTGTTAGAACTGGattatttgataaaaaatatccaATTTAAAAATTGTATATGTTTACCATATCATTTGAGTACCTTTTTCTGTGGTTCTAAATGTAGATATAGTTAGGGTTCTTTTTGCTGATACAAGGAGTGTAGGTTCAAGTCTTgcagaaaataattttaacttaAACTACTTTGTTATCCAGATGAGTGCAACAAGATTAGCTTCAAAGTTCGAACTACTTGGTTGTTGTATAATGAGGGTATATGTTGATATTACTTGGTTATAGTTGACTTTGAAGCCCTGGCAATGATTCGTCATTTTTATTCCAGTGATAATTTATGTTAGTTGGGAGGTGTGTGTGCATGCCTTTTTTGAATGATGCGTTGAACTCCTTGTTATCTTTAGTAGCACTGAAGTGGGAGTAACATTTGATGCTAGTCGCCACAGATAATTCATCTTCTCTTAGCATTCTCTGCAATTCTTCATCCTTCATGATTGAAGATCATGAAATTCTCACATATTTCTGCAAGCAGCAACTCTTCTATTAACAAATAATACtcacttctacttttgtttccAGGTATATTTGTTGCGCTAGCACTGCGGTTTGATGTCTCAAGAGGAATTAAGAACCGCTACTTCAATAGTGCATTTTTGGGTTATACGGTGGGTTTGACCGTGACGATAATTGTGATGAACTGGTTTCAAGCCGCACAGGTGAGTCATGTTACTTGGGATTCTTGCCATCATGTTTCCTCCACTCATTTTCAAGGCACATCATAAGAGTGAGTTTAGTTCGTAGATTATTTAAACAAAATGAATTGTTATACATACATTAATTAAACAAAGGTAATTGTGGTGGTGAATTTGCAACCATGTAACCTCCACACATTTTTTACGAATCATCCCCAATATTTCATCACGAACATGCTTgaggaccttttttttttcatttttgtctGTAGCGAATTCATGCATTTTGTGAGTAGCACAAAGAAAACTATAAACCTATAAACCTTATGaagggaaaaataaaataaaaagaaaacaagaaaattacATCAGGATCCAACTGTTACTCTTGTTACTCCAATTATAAAAAGGAGAAAGTTGCATCTGATTTGTGTCATCTCTGAAATATTAACGCACTCTTTGTTTTTGCAGCCTGCCCTCTTGTACATTGTTCCTGGTGTGATTGGTTTTGTTGCTGTTCACTGTTTATGGAATGGAGAAGTCAAGCCAGTAAGTCTGTTACCACTGAACATGGTTGTTCCCACTTGTCCATTACTCTGAACCTTGAGAGTAGCTCAATGAATACCATTGTCGAGTGTGTTGCGTGTACATAGTAGTATTTATTCTGTTGAAGGGCCCCTTTTTGTGCTTAATTACTGAAGACTCGAGAGTAATAACCTTTGGTGCATGCTCCTTAAATGCTACCATAAGACATGGGAGCACCTGTCTTTGACATGCAAGAAAGAGGGttctatatatatgataatatataCAAATTCTTAGTGGAATGGCACTGCATGTTCAAGATGTTATATATCACTTGCAGCTAAACCTTTCTATTTCCTAAGCCTGAAGCAATGACCATACCGTTTATACAATCATTTGGCcttgtggtggtggttgttACAGAATATGTGATTTAGGTGCTGAAAGGCCCAGAACACTTTATGATCTCTAGAACACAGATGGAATACTTTGGTgccaacataaaaaaaacatcttttctttatattatatattgtgatTTGTGACTATAAATAT
This region includes:
- the LOC127764391 gene encoding signal peptide peptidase 1; the encoded protein is MKTHERAANLALAGLSLAPLVVKVEPNVNVILTACLAVYVGCYRSVKPTPPSETMSKEHAMRFPLVGSAMLLSLFLLFKFLSKDLVNAVLTAYFFILGIAALCATLLPSIKRFLPKEWNDNAIVWCAPFFHSLSVEFTKSQVVASIPGFFFCIWYAAKKHWLANNVLGISFCIQGIEMLSLGSFKTGAILLAGLFFYDIFWVFFTPVMVSVAKSFDAPIKLLFPTGDAARPFSMLGLGDIVIPGIFVALALRFDVSRGIKNRYFNSAFLGYTVGLTVTIIVMNWFQAAQPALLYIVPGVIGFVAVHCLWNGEVKPLLEYNESKAEEEDAVEEDTDSKQNKKEE